A single Lactuca sativa cultivar Salinas chromosome 8, Lsat_Salinas_v11, whole genome shotgun sequence DNA region contains:
- the LOC111888964 gene encoding zinc finger CCCH domain-containing protein 11 — protein sequence MPPKQSKAEVAKKQKVVEDKTFGLKNKNKSKNVQKYVQALQLNAVPKPDPSKLAAKKKKDEEKAREKELNDLFKIAVVQPKVPPGVDPKSILCEFFKAGQCAKGFKCKFSHDLNIQRKGEKIDIFSDKRDEDTMEEWDQEMLEKVIESKGKEYNQNKPTDIVCKHFLDAVERKQYGWFWVCPNGNKECHYRHALPPGYILKSQMKALLEEEANKLAIEDEIEDQRAKVKTTTPMTTDLFMDWKKMKMDEKEAGLAAQRAERAKNDRMSGRELFLSDASLFVDDAEAYEKYHREEEPDNTTQKAQDNSSTGGPSTSTSVAAVSEEGNSQIHDDDDDEDDDDDDLDMDELNELEASLSRTSIQIREPVK from the exons ATGCCTCCGAAACAATCGAAAGCGGAGGTAGCAAAGAAGCAGAAAGTAGTAGAAGACAAGACATTTGGGcttaagaacaagaacaagagcAAAAATGTTCAAAAATATGTGCAGGCACTTCAGCTGAATGCTGTACCCAAACCCGATCCGTCCAAACTCGCTGCTAAG AAAAAGAAGGATGAAGAGAAAGCTAGAGAGAAGGAATTGAATGATTTGTTTAAGATTGCTGTTGTTCAACCTAAAGTACCTCCTG GTGTGGATCCAAAGTCTATATTGTGTGAGTTTTTCAAAGCTGGTCAATGTGCAAAAGGTTTCAAATGCAAGTTCTCTCATGATCTGAATATACAAAGGAAGGGTGAGAAGATTGATATCTTCAGTGATAAGCGCGATGAAG ACACAATGGAGGAATGGGATCAAGAGATGTTGGAAAAAGTTATTGAATCAAAAGGAAAAGAGTACAACCAGAATAAACCAACTGACATT GTTTGCAAACACTTTCTTGATGCAGTGGAGAGAAAGCAATATGGTTGGTTTTGGGTTTGTCCAAATGGTAATAAAGAGTGTCACTACAGACATGCACTCCCTCCTGGATACATCTTGAAGTCCCAAATGAAGGCTCTTTTAGAAGAAGAAGCTAACAAGCTAGCTATTGAGGATGAGATTGAAGATCAG CGTGCAAAAGTGAAAACAACAACTCCAATGACTACTGATCTGTTTATGGattggaagaagatgaagatggatGAAAAAGAAGCTGGATTGGCTGCTCAAAGAGCAGAGAGGGCTAAGAATGATCGAATGag TGGGCGAGAGCTGTTTCTTTCTGATGCTAGTTTGTTTGTGGATGATGCTGAGGCATATGAGAAGTACCACAGAGAAGAAGAACCTGATAATACCACTCAGAag GCACAAGATAACTCATCAACAGGTGGACCAAGTACATCAACAAGTGTTGCTGCTGTTTCTGAAGAAGGCAATTCCCAgattcatgatgatgatgatgatgaggatgatgatgatgatgatctggATATGGATGAGTTGAATGAGCTTGAAGCAAGCTTGTCAAGAACATCTATCCAAATCAGAGAGCCAGTGAAATGA
- the LOC111888980 gene encoding uncharacterized protein YKR070W — translation MKLRTISRVVQGRNRYSSTQFYIYRVSAQFHSIPKRHSFGIAFDIDGVILRGRTPIGDSPKALRRLYDDSGCLKIPYLFLTNGGGIPESRRASELSQLLGVNIDPIQVLQGHTPFKNLLKRFENELIVATGKGEPAVVMSEYGFKKAISLEEYASHFNNIDPLSPYKTWTTKQPGDEQKNSSESVQSFDVTSERVKAAFVVSDPVDWSRDIQVLCDILRSGGLPGEKCEHQPPMYFAADDLEYQAVFPCERLGMGAFRIALESIFNRIHHKPLEYTSFGKPNPEVFKNAESILKQLLNEDHKDIINNSHHFETLYMIGDNPSVDVKGARQAGHPWFSILTRTGVFKGKENHTDYPADKVVDTVEEAVEYILHKEAI, via the exons ATGAAACTCCGTACCATTTCTAGGGTTGTACAGGGAAGAAACAGATATTCATCAACTCAATTTTACATTTATCGTGTTTCAGCTCAGTTTCATTCAATACCTAAAAG ACATTCTTTTGGCATTGCATTTGATATTGATGGTGTTATACTTCGTGGACGTACTCCAATTGGAGATTCTCCTAAAGCTTTGAGGAGATTATACGATGATTCTG GTTGTCTGAAGATCCCATATCTGTTTCTGACAAATG GAGGAGGCATCCCTGAATCTAGAAGAGCCTCTGAGTTGAGCCAACTCCTTGGAGTGAATATCGACCCTATTCAG GTATTACAGGGTCACACACCTTTCAAAAACTTGCTGAAGAG gttTGAAAATGAATTAATTGTTGCCACTGGAAAAGGGGAGCCTGCAGTGGTGATGTCTGAATACGGTTTCAA AAAAGCCATCTCATTAGAAGAATATGCATCTCACTTCAATAACATTGATCCTCTATCACCTTACAAAACCTGGACCACAAAACAACCAGGCGATGAGCAAAAAAACTCCAGTGAATCAGTCCAAAGTTTTGATGTCACTTCTGAAAGAGTTAAAGCAGCTTTTGTTGTTAGTGACCCTGTTGACTGGAGTAGAGATATTCAG GTTCTTTGTGACATATTGAGATCGGGTGGTTTGCCTGGAGAGAAGTGTGAGCATCAACCACCTATGTATTTTGCAGCTGATGATCTTGAATATCAG GCTGTATTTCCTTGTGAACGTCTTGGCATGGGGGCTTTTAGGATTGCTCTAGAAAGCATCTTTAACag GATTCACCACAAGCCATTGGAGTATACCTCATTTGGAAAACCAAATCCAGAAGTGTTCAAGAATGCAGAGTCCATATTGAAGCAACTTCTTAATGAagatcacaaagacataataaaTAATTCACACCATTTTGAAACCCTGTACATGATTGGGGACAATCCTTCGGTTGATGTCAAGGGCGCAAGACag GCGGGACATCCATGGTTTTCTATTTTGACAAGGACAGGTGTTTTTAAAGGAAAAGAGAACCACACGGATTATCCTGCTGATAAG GTTGTTGATACTGTAGAAGAGGCTGTGGAATATATATTGCACAAAGAGGCTATATAA